A portion of the Carya illinoinensis cultivar Pawnee chromosome 11, C.illinoinensisPawnee_v1, whole genome shotgun sequence genome contains these proteins:
- the LOC122281372 gene encoding protein IQ-DOMAIN 10-like isoform X2, whose protein sequence is MGSGDWFRSLISIKRVKEDRSKQAKVHSATDKPNGSKSKDHSHNESSSSSNDRPIENRHDVPPVPVEEDNDIAATRIQTAFRAYMVRKKLCHLKKGTVCHLTKGTVRYQSLIQDQTVTQQASTALSHIHLWSRIQDQIRARRLRMVTEGRLRQKKSENQLKFEAKLHELEVEWCGGSETMEEILSRIRQREEAAIKRERAMAYAFSHQWRANSSQYLGQASYSLGKENWGWSWMERWIAARPWEIRVHSNSADSNKAQAKQGTLNKVANEPEKKISVSVKPALSNEKGTTKAKDLVQPTNEK, encoded by the exons ATGGGTTCAGGAGACTGGTTTAGGTCATTGATTAGCATAAAAAGAGTGAAGGAAGATAGATCAAAGCAAGCAAAG GTACACTCAGCTACTGATAAACCAAATGGATCGAAGTCGAAGGATCATTCTCATAACGAGTCAAGTAGCTCCTCCAATGATCGTCCCATTGAAAATCGTCATGATGTTCCTCCAGTTCCAGTCGAAGAAGATAATGATATTGCTGCAACTCGGATTCAAACTGCATTTCGGGCATATATG GTAAGAAAAAAGTTGTGCCATCTGAAGAAAGGGACGGTGTGCCATCTGACCAAAGGGACAGTGAGATATCAGAGCTTGATTCAGGATCAGACTGTCACGCAGCAAGCATCAACTGCATTGAGCCATATCCATTTATGGAGTAGGATACAAGACCAAATCAGAGCTCGCCGACTCCGAATGGTAACAGAAGGCCGACTTAGGCAAAAGAAGTCGGAAAATCAGTTGAAATTTGAAGCTAAGCTTCATGAGCTAGAG GTGGAGTGGTGCGGTGGCTCTGAAACCATGGAGGAAATCCTTTCCAGGATCCGACAGAGAGAAGAAGCAGCAATTAAGCGGGAGCGAGCCATGGCATATGCCTTCTCTCATCAG TGGAGGGCCAACTCTAGCCAATATCTTGGCCAGGCTTCCTACAGTCTTGGCAAAGAAAACTGGGGTTGGAGCTGGATGGAACGCTGGATAGCTGCTCGCCCTTGGGAGATCCGGGTTCACTCAAATTCTGCAGATTCAAACAAAGCGCAGGCCAAGCAGGGCACACTAAACAAAGTGGCAAACGagccagagaagaaaatatcagTTTCAGTGAAACCGGCATTATCAAATGAGAAAGGAACCACAAAAGCAAAAGACTTAGTGCAGCCAACCAACGAGAAATAA
- the LOC122281372 gene encoding protein IQ-DOMAIN 10-like isoform X1 codes for MGSGDWFRSLISIKRVKEDRSKQAKVVHSATDKPNGSKSKDHSHNESSSSSNDRPIENRHDVPPVPVEEDNDIAATRIQTAFRAYMVRKKLCHLKKGTVCHLTKGTVRYQSLIQDQTVTQQASTALSHIHLWSRIQDQIRARRLRMVTEGRLRQKKSENQLKFEAKLHELEVEWCGGSETMEEILSRIRQREEAAIKRERAMAYAFSHQWRANSSQYLGQASYSLGKENWGWSWMERWIAARPWEIRVHSNSADSNKAQAKQGTLNKVANEPEKKISVSVKPALSNEKGTTKAKDLVQPTNEK; via the exons ATGGGTTCAGGAGACTGGTTTAGGTCATTGATTAGCATAAAAAGAGTGAAGGAAGATAGATCAAAGCAAGCAAAGGTA GTACACTCAGCTACTGATAAACCAAATGGATCGAAGTCGAAGGATCATTCTCATAACGAGTCAAGTAGCTCCTCCAATGATCGTCCCATTGAAAATCGTCATGATGTTCCTCCAGTTCCAGTCGAAGAAGATAATGATATTGCTGCAACTCGGATTCAAACTGCATTTCGGGCATATATG GTAAGAAAAAAGTTGTGCCATCTGAAGAAAGGGACGGTGTGCCATCTGACCAAAGGGACAGTGAGATATCAGAGCTTGATTCAGGATCAGACTGTCACGCAGCAAGCATCAACTGCATTGAGCCATATCCATTTATGGAGTAGGATACAAGACCAAATCAGAGCTCGCCGACTCCGAATGGTAACAGAAGGCCGACTTAGGCAAAAGAAGTCGGAAAATCAGTTGAAATTTGAAGCTAAGCTTCATGAGCTAGAG GTGGAGTGGTGCGGTGGCTCTGAAACCATGGAGGAAATCCTTTCCAGGATCCGACAGAGAGAAGAAGCAGCAATTAAGCGGGAGCGAGCCATGGCATATGCCTTCTCTCATCAG TGGAGGGCCAACTCTAGCCAATATCTTGGCCAGGCTTCCTACAGTCTTGGCAAAGAAAACTGGGGTTGGAGCTGGATGGAACGCTGGATAGCTGCTCGCCCTTGGGAGATCCGGGTTCACTCAAATTCTGCAGATTCAAACAAAGCGCAGGCCAAGCAGGGCACACTAAACAAAGTGGCAAACGagccagagaagaaaatatcagTTTCAGTGAAACCGGCATTATCAAATGAGAAAGGAACCACAAAAGCAAAAGACTTAGTGCAGCCAACCAACGAGAAATAA